Proteins from one Cryptomeria japonica chromosome 4, Sugi_1.0, whole genome shotgun sequence genomic window:
- the LOC131875283 gene encoding low affinity inorganic phosphate transporter 1-like yields MNAIEEVYPVARAQSFIAVCATVPGYWFTVAQIDRIGRFAIQLMGFFFMTVFMFALAIPYYHWRGHKCSSGYCVGDHVAFVVMYSFTFFFANFEPNSTTFIFPAEIFPTRLRSICHGISAAAGKAGAIVGAFGFLYATQSINASETDQGYPKGIGIKKPLLLLDIINALGFLCTFFVPEAKGKSLEEMSRENEEEQDANVVELSYVFVLL; encoded by the coding sequence ATGAACGCCATTGAGGAAGTTTACCCTGTGGCTAGAGCCCAGTCGTTTATTGCGGTCTGCGCAACTGTCCCCGGCTACTGGTTCACCGTTGCCCAAATCGACCGCATCGGGCGCTTCGCTATCCAGCTCATGGGATTCTTCTTCATGACAGTGTTTATGTTTGCTTTGGCGATTCCTTACTATCATTGGCGAGGACACAAGTGTTCCAGTGGCTACTGCGTTGGTGACCACGTTGCTTTCGTGGTCATGTATTCATTTACTTTCTTCTTCGCCAATTTTGAGCCCAACAGTACAACTTTCATCTTCCCGGCGGAGATCTTTCCTACGAGATTGCGATCCATATGTCATGGGATTTCCGCAGCAGCTGGCAAGGCAGGCGCCATAGTCGGAGCTTTCGGATTCCTGTACGCCACTCAAAGTATAAATGCAAGTGAAACAGATCAGGGATATCCCAAGGGTATCGGCATCAAAAAGCCCCTTTTATTGCTCGATATAATCAATGCACTGGGTTTTCTGTGCACATTTTTCGTGCCGGAGGCCAAGGGTAAGTCGCTGGAAGAGATGTCCCGAGAAAACGAAGAAGAACAAGATGCCAACGTTGTCGAGTTGTCCTACGTTTTTGTTTTATTGTAA
- the LOC131079027 gene encoding probable inorganic phosphate transporter 1-3, which translates to MANRDLEVLNALDKAKTQWYHFTAIIISGMGFFTDAYDLFCITTVTKLLGRLYYYDPATGKPGSLPANVSAAVNGVALCGTLAGQLFFGWLGDKLGRKKVYGMTLLTMVISAIASGLSFGHTAKSVMTTLCFFRFWLGVGIGGDYPLSATIMSEYANKRTRGAFIAAVFAMQGFGILTGGAVSIIVAAAFNKAYHRPSFEENPGLSTAPQADYVWRIILMFGAVPAVLTYYWRLKMPETARYTALVARDSKQAAADMSKVLQVDFLSPDNELNAVTTTTTIAPARAEQFGLFSKEFLRRHGVHLLGTCSCWFLLDIAFYSSNLFQKDIYTAVGWLPAAKTMNAIEEVYRVARAQSLIALCATVPGYWFTVALIDRIGRFAIQLMGFFFMTVFMFALAIPYYHWRGHKCSSGYCGGDHVAFVVMYSFTFFFANFGPNSTTFIVPAEIFPARLRSTCHGISAAAGKAGAIIGAFGFLYAAQSTHASETDEGYPKGIGIKKALLLLGIINALGFLCTFLVPEAKGKSLEEMSGENEEEQDANAGSSKTVPV; encoded by the coding sequence ATGGCTAACAGGGATCTCGAAGTTCTGAATGCTCTTGACAAGGCGAAGACACAATGGTACCATTTTACGGCAATTATAATATCCGGCATGGGGTTCTTCACAGACGCTTATGATCTCTTCTGTATAACGACGGTCACGAAGCTCCTGGGGAGGCTCTATTATTATGATCCAGCAACGGGAAAGCCTGGGTCGTTGCCCGCAAACGTGTCGGCTGCGGTTAACGGCGTGGCCCTCTGTGGGACTCTTGCGGGGCAACTGTTTTTCGGCTGGCTTGGTGACAAACTGGGGAGAAAGAAGGTCTACGGCATGACGCTCCTGACGATGGTGATCAGCGCCATTGCGAGCGGTTTGTCCTTCGGTCACACGGCCAAATCCGTGATGACCACGCTCTGTTTCTTCAGATTCTGGCTTGGGGTTGGAATCGGCGGAGATTATCCATTGTCCGCCACGATCATGTCGGAGTACGCTAACAAAAGAACGCGTGGTGCGTTCATAGCAGCGGTGTTCGCCATGCAAGGATTCGGTATTCTTACTGGTGGTGCCGTGTCGATCATCGTGGCGGCTGCGTTCAACAAGGCTTATCATCGTCCTTCCTTTGAGGAAAATCCGGGGTTGTCCACAGCCCCGCAGGCGGACTACGTGTGGCGAATAATTCTCATGTTCGGAGCGGTGCCCGCCGTTCTGACCTACTACTGGCGGCTCAAAATGCCCGAGACTGCCCGCTACACAGCCTTGGTGGCCCGGGACTCGAAGCAGGCGGCCGCTGACATGTCGAAAGTTCTTCAGGTGGATTTCCTCTCGCCAGACAACGAGCTAAATGCAGTGACCACGACGACGACGATTGCACCGGCCCGTGCAGAGCAATTCGGGCTTTTTTCAAAAGAGTTCCTGAGGCGCCACGGAGTGCATTTGTTAGGCACATGCAGTTGCTGGTTTCTCCTGGACATAGCCTTCTACAGCTCGAATCTTTTCCAAAAGGACATCTACACAGCCGTGGGATGGTTGCCCGCCGCCAAAACAATGAACGCCATTGAGGAAGTTTACCGTGTGGCTAGAGCCCAGTCGCTTATTGCGCTCTGTGCAACGGTGCCCGGGTACTGGTTCACCGTTGCCCTAATTGACCGCATCGGGCGCTTCGCTATCCAGCTCATGGGTTTCTTCTTCATGACCGTGTTTATGTTTGCTTTGGCGATTCCTTACTATCATTGGCGAGGACACAAGTGTTCCAGTGGCTACTGCGGCGGTGACCACGTTGCTTTCGTGGTCATGTATTCATTCACCTTCTTCTTCGCCAATTTTGGGCCCAACAGTACAACTTTCATCGTCCCGGCGGAGATCTTTCCTGCGAGATTGCGATCCACATGTCATGGGATTTCCGCAGCAGCTGGCAAGGCAGGCGCCATAATCGGAGCTTTTGGGTTCCTGTACGCCGCACAAAGCACCCATGCAAGTGAAACAGATGAGGGATATCCCAAGGGTATCGGCATCAAAAAGGCCCTTTTGTTGCTTGGTATAATCAATGCACTGGGTTTTCTGTGCACATTTTTAGTGCCGGAGGCCAAGGGTAAGTCGCTCGAAGAGATGTCCGGGGAAAACGAAGAAGAACAAGATGCCAACGCCGGATCCTCTAAAACTGTGCCTGTTTGA